One part of the Humulus lupulus chromosome 9, drHumLupu1.1, whole genome shotgun sequence genome encodes these proteins:
- the LOC133799529 gene encoding pollen-specific leucine-rich repeat extensin-like protein 2, giving the protein MVDPDPEERSDSSNSRGLPAPRSDEDMYYNPERYVPIVELENHQLRKQLAEATKRNEELARQAAGAQAPPRRPRGRPRGSTTSRRAEQVLPPASQPVHPRPQRSNRAEGTTNPTAKAQTGAGNNRAPSVAQNPNPDVAQNNPEPDRANSEPSRPPSPIRHPPSPIRYPSPV; this is encoded by the coding sequence ATGGTGGATCCAGATCCTGAAGAAAGGAGCGATTCATCCAACTCTCGAGGGCTGCCCGCCCCCAGGTCtgacgaggatatgtattacaatcctgaaaggTATGTTCCAATTGTTGAACTCGAAAATCACCAACTGCGCAAACAGTTGGCGGAAGCAACAAAGCGCAACGAAGAGTTAGCCAGACAGGCTGCTGGTGCCCAAGCACCTCCCCGGAGGCCTAGGGGACGTCCTCGTGGGAGCACGACCTCCAGGAGGGCGGAACAGGTGCTGCCACCAGCATCCCAGCCAGTTCATccaaggccccagaggagtaaccGGGCTGAGGGTACTACCAACCCGACTGCAAAAGCACAAACAGGAGCGggaaataaccgagccccctcagtGGCTCAGAACCCAAATCCTGATGTTGCGCAAAACAACCCGGAGCCTGACCGGGCGAATTCAGAACCATCTAGGCCACCATCTcccataagacacccaccatcgccaataaggtacCCCTCGCCAGTCTAG